In a genomic window of Paraburkholderia phenazinium:
- a CDS encoding RNA polymerase sigma factor has product MTANTRELTPETLAALLERIAKEDAAALRELYDAAAPKLFGLALRILTRHEWAEEVLQDSFVNIWRFAGDYRRGLSAPMTWMSAIVRNRALDHLRRVNTQETEWSDALDDLVASGDPDPETLSGVSLQARLLDGCMQQLEPAQRQAVALAYLRDQSHSEIAETLTVPLGTVKSWIRRGLSKLKSCLGGGV; this is encoded by the coding sequence ATGACCGCAAACACTCGAGAACTCACGCCGGAAACGCTCGCCGCGCTCCTCGAACGCATTGCCAAAGAGGACGCTGCCGCACTGCGGGAGCTATATGACGCGGCTGCCCCGAAACTGTTTGGCCTTGCGCTCCGTATATTGACCAGACACGAGTGGGCCGAAGAGGTCCTGCAGGACAGTTTCGTCAATATCTGGCGTTTCGCGGGCGACTACCGGCGCGGTTTGTCGGCCCCGATGACGTGGATGTCGGCGATCGTCCGCAATCGTGCGCTCGACCACCTGCGGCGGGTGAACACGCAGGAAACAGAATGGAGTGATGCGTTGGACGATCTTGTCGCTTCGGGAGACCCCGATCCGGAGACGCTCTCAGGCGTCAGCCTGCAAGCGCGGCTGCTGGACGGGTGCATGCAGCAGCTCGAGCCGGCGCAGCGGCAAGCGGTGGCGCTGGCGTATCTGCGCGACCAAAGCCATAGCGAGATTGCCGAAACGCTGACTGTGCCGCTCGGCACGGTCAAGTCGTGGATCCGGCGCGGCCTCAGCAAATTGAAAAGCTGCCTGGGCGGGGGTGTCTGA
- a CDS encoding dihydrodipicolinate synthase family protein, with translation MNQASIQTSYRGVFPVAPTIFDDEGRLDLEGQKRCIDFMIDAGSNGLCILANFSEQFALSDDERNTLMHLVLEHVAGRVPVIVTTTHFSSHQCALRSRAAQDAGAAMVMIMPPYHGATIRVGERGIYEFYSKVSDAIDIPIMIQDAPVAGTALSAPFLARMARELANVSYFKVEVPQAAAKLRELIELGGDAIIGPWDGEEAITLMADLDAGATGAMTGGGYPDGIRLIVDAYAAGDAELAAAHYQRWLPLINYENRQGGLATPKALMKAGGVIKSDAVRHPLLPMHPATRAGLLTIARRLDPVVLRWGK, from the coding sequence ATGAACCAAGCAAGCATCCAGACCTCCTACCGCGGCGTGTTTCCGGTCGCGCCGACCATCTTCGACGACGAAGGGCGTCTCGACCTCGAAGGCCAGAAGCGTTGCATCGACTTCATGATCGACGCGGGCTCCAACGGCCTGTGCATTCTCGCGAATTTTTCCGAGCAGTTCGCACTCTCCGACGACGAACGCAACACCTTGATGCATCTGGTGCTCGAGCACGTCGCCGGACGCGTCCCGGTGATCGTCACAACCACGCATTTCAGCTCGCACCAGTGTGCGCTGCGCAGCCGCGCCGCCCAGGATGCGGGCGCCGCGATGGTGATGATCATGCCGCCGTATCACGGCGCGACGATCCGCGTCGGCGAGCGCGGCATCTACGAGTTCTATAGCAAGGTATCGGATGCGATCGACATTCCGATCATGATCCAGGATGCGCCGGTGGCCGGCACGGCATTGTCGGCGCCGTTTCTCGCGAGGATGGCGCGCGAGCTCGCGAATGTCTCGTACTTCAAGGTCGAAGTGCCGCAAGCGGCCGCGAAGCTGCGCGAGTTGATCGAACTGGGCGGCGACGCGATTATCGGTCCGTGGGACGGCGAAGAAGCGATCACGCTGATGGCCGATCTGGATGCGGGCGCAACCGGTGCGATGACGGGCGGCGGTTATCCCGACGGCATCCGCCTGATCGTCGACGCTTACGCCGCCGGCGACGCGGAACTCGCAGCCGCTCACTATCAGCGTTGGCTGCCGCTTATCAACTACGAGAATCGCCAGGGCGGTCTCGCGACTCCGAAGGCGTTGATGAAAGCAGGCGGTGTGATCAAGTCCGACGCGGTCCGTCATCCGCTGCTGCCGATGCATCCCGCAACCCGTGCAGGTCTCCTCACGATTGCGCGGCGCCTCGACCCAGTGGTCCTGCGCTGGGGCAAGTAA
- the aroQ gene encoding type II 3-dehydroquinate dehydratase, giving the protein MSFASVLVLNGPNLNLLGTREPAIYGSETLDDVARLCRDAAERLDLAVDFCQSNAEHQLIDWLHAARTKVDGVVINPAAYTHTSVAIADALSAIDKPVIEVHISNVHRREAFRHHSYVSAIAEAVIIGCGTQGYVLALERMATLLKSRAAK; this is encoded by the coding sequence ATGAGTTTCGCCTCGGTGCTGGTCCTGAACGGACCCAATCTCAACCTGCTCGGCACGCGCGAGCCGGCCATTTACGGCTCGGAAACGCTCGACGACGTCGCGCGCCTGTGCCGCGATGCAGCAGAACGGCTCGATCTCGCGGTCGATTTCTGTCAGTCGAACGCCGAGCATCAGTTGATCGACTGGCTGCACGCGGCCCGTACCAAGGTGGACGGTGTGGTCATCAATCCCGCTGCCTACACGCACACGTCCGTGGCCATTGCGGATGCGTTGAGCGCGATCGACAAGCCGGTGATCGAAGTGCACATTTCGAACGTGCATCGCCGCGAAGCGTTCCGGCACCACTCGTATGTGTCGGCGATTGCCGAAGCGGTGATCATCGGCTGCGGCACGCAGGGCTATGTACTGGCGTTGGAGCGCATGGCGACCCTGCTGAAATCGAGGGCCGCGAAATGA
- a CDS encoding MFS transporter: MPHPIHPAHSDLPDENVLPAGAAATGVRRSKVRYRILALLAVGTMINYLDRTVLGIAAPQLTRELGINAALMGLMFSVFSWSYVASQIPGGLFLDRFGSKLTYFLSMTFWSLCTLAQGLVHGIAPLFAFRLGLGVAESPCFPTNSRVVATWFPQNERAMATGTYTVGEYIGLAFFSPFLFALMGAFGWRSLFYVVGGVGLVFGLVWWFSYREPRDHPAANAAELDYIEAGGGLTHRKKTPGEAKARSSGFEWRTIGQLLKHRQLTGICLGQFAGNSTLVFFLTWFPTYLATERHMAWLKIGFFAIMPFIAASIGVMFGGTFSDWLLRRGVSPNVARKLPIIAGLLLASTIILANYVESNVIVIVILSVAFFAQGMAALGWTLVSDIAPDGLLGVTGGIFNFAANLAGIITPLAVGLIVAWTGSFVGALVFIGVIALIGALSYIFIVGDIKRIVLAD, encoded by the coding sequence ATGCCGCATCCGATTCATCCCGCCCATTCCGACTTGCCGGACGAGAACGTGCTGCCCGCCGGCGCCGCCGCGACCGGCGTGCGCCGCTCGAAGGTGCGTTACCGCATCCTCGCGCTGCTCGCGGTCGGCACGATGATCAATTATCTCGACCGTACGGTGCTTGGCATCGCGGCGCCGCAGTTGACCAGGGAACTGGGCATCAATGCCGCGCTGATGGGGCTGATGTTCTCCGTGTTTTCCTGGAGCTACGTGGCCTCGCAGATTCCGGGCGGGTTGTTCCTCGACCGCTTCGGCAGCAAGCTCACCTATTTTCTGTCGATGACGTTCTGGTCGCTATGCACGCTCGCGCAAGGACTGGTGCACGGCATTGCGCCGCTGTTCGCGTTCCGGCTTGGGCTGGGTGTGGCGGAGTCGCCGTGCTTTCCGACCAATAGCCGCGTCGTGGCCACCTGGTTCCCGCAAAACGAGCGGGCCATGGCGACGGGCACGTACACGGTCGGCGAATACATCGGCCTCGCGTTCTTCAGCCCGTTTCTGTTTGCGCTGATGGGCGCTTTCGGCTGGCGCTCGCTGTTCTACGTCGTAGGTGGGGTGGGTCTGGTATTCGGTCTCGTCTGGTGGTTCAGCTACCGTGAGCCGCGCGATCATCCCGCCGCCAACGCCGCGGAACTCGACTACATCGAGGCCGGCGGTGGCCTGACGCATCGCAAGAAGACGCCCGGCGAAGCGAAGGCCCGGTCGAGCGGCTTCGAATGGCGCACCATCGGCCAGTTGCTCAAGCATCGCCAGCTCACCGGCATCTGTCTCGGCCAGTTCGCGGGTAACTCGACGCTGGTGTTTTTCCTCACATGGTTCCCCACCTATCTGGCCACCGAGCGTCACATGGCCTGGCTGAAGATCGGCTTCTTCGCGATCATGCCGTTTATCGCGGCGTCGATCGGCGTGATGTTCGGCGGTACGTTTTCGGACTGGCTGCTGCGGCGCGGCGTCTCGCCGAACGTAGCGCGCAAGCTGCCGATCATCGCCGGCCTGCTGCTTGCATCCACGATCATTCTCGCCAACTATGTCGAGAGCAATGTGATCGTGATCGTGATTCTGTCGGTGGCGTTTTTCGCGCAGGGGATGGCGGCGCTCGGCTGGACGCTCGTGTCGGATATCGCACCGGACGGCTTGCTCGGCGTGACGGGCGGCATCTTCAACTTCGCGGCGAATCTCGCCGGCATCATTACGCCGCTGGCAGTGGGACTGATCGTGGCGTGGACCGGCTCGTTCGTCGGCGCACTGGTGTTCATCGGCGTGATCGCGTTGATCGGCGCGCTGTCGTACATCTTTATCGTCGGCGATATCAAGCGGATCGTGCTGGCCGACTAA
- a CDS encoding anti-sigma factor translates to MNLHRYPQLVDLLAAEYALGTLRGGARRRLQTYAEHDVVIRRSLEEWQQRLEPLAELVPPRMPSAAVWEIIEQRLGIAAARSGTTVPPSAQPDRPARPARSLFDNLAFWRGWAIGVTALAAIALVFAVRSLLPFGATTTESTQTAAQQPEAEVSHVAVLNDKNAQPIMLVAWDEAHSTMTLHRLGDVQLPPDRAMQLWGIPASGHPVSLGVLPNSGNGKVPAAQQKPENYAALAISIEPPGGSPNPNGPSGPVVFSGKLLPVS, encoded by the coding sequence ATGAATCTGCATCGGTATCCTCAACTGGTGGACCTGCTGGCGGCCGAATATGCGCTCGGCACCTTGCGCGGCGGCGCGCGGCGACGGCTGCAAACATACGCGGAACACGACGTGGTGATCCGCCGCTCGCTGGAAGAGTGGCAACAACGGCTCGAGCCGCTGGCCGAACTCGTGCCGCCGCGCATGCCCTCGGCGGCGGTCTGGGAGATCATCGAGCAGCGGCTGGGCATCGCCGCCGCCCGGAGCGGGACAACCGTCCCGCCGTCGGCCCAGCCGGACCGCCCGGCTCGCCCGGCCCGCAGCCTGTTCGACAACCTCGCGTTCTGGCGTGGCTGGGCCATCGGCGTGACCGCGCTCGCAGCGATTGCGCTGGTGTTTGCCGTGCGTTCGCTGTTGCCGTTCGGCGCCACGACGACCGAATCGACGCAGACGGCCGCGCAGCAACCCGAGGCCGAGGTGTCGCACGTTGCGGTGCTCAACGACAAGAACGCTCAGCCGATCATGCTGGTGGCGTGGGACGAAGCCCATTCCACGATGACGCTGCACCGGCTCGGCGACGTCCAGCTCCCGCCCGACCGGGCGATGCAGTTGTGGGGCATCCCCGCCAGCGGCCATCCGGTCTCGCTTGGCGTGCTGCCCAACAGCGGCAACGGCAAGGTCCCCGCGGCGCAACAAAAGCCGGAAAACTACGCGGCGCTGGCGATCTCGATCGAACCGCCGGGCGGCTCGCCGAATCCCAACGGCCCGAGCGGTCCGGTGGTATTCAGCGGCAAGCTGTTGCCGGTATCCTGA
- a CDS encoding shikimate dehydrogenase: protein MSRPADRQSYLVGLIGSGIGGSLTPAMHEQEGSQLGLNYVYRRIDLEALKLDAAALPDILVAAERMGYNGLNVTYPCKQQIIPLLDELSDDARALGAVNTVLLKDGKRIGHNTDWSGFARAFQRGLPDVALERVVQLGAGGAGAAVAHAALMMGAQTLTLFDVDASRARLLADELQQRFPASTVRAGESLADALAEANGLIHATPTGMAKLPGMPLPAALLHSGLWVADIVYFPIRTALLQAAEAAGCRTLSGGGMAVFQAVDAFRIFTGLEPDAERMSAHFQSLLPRE from the coding sequence ATGAGCCGGCCTGCTGATCGACAATCGTATCTGGTCGGGCTGATCGGCTCCGGCATCGGCGGCTCGCTTACGCCGGCCATGCACGAGCAGGAGGGCAGTCAACTCGGGCTCAATTACGTGTATCGCCGCATCGATCTGGAAGCGCTCAAGCTCGATGCCGCCGCGTTGCCGGACATCCTGGTCGCCGCCGAACGGATGGGCTACAACGGCCTGAACGTCACGTATCCGTGCAAGCAGCAGATCATTCCTTTGCTCGACGAACTGTCCGACGACGCGCGCGCCCTGGGCGCCGTCAACACGGTGCTGCTGAAAGACGGCAAGCGCATTGGCCACAACACCGACTGGTCGGGTTTCGCGCGAGCCTTCCAGCGCGGCTTGCCGGACGTGGCGCTCGAACGCGTGGTGCAGTTGGGTGCCGGCGGCGCGGGCGCGGCGGTGGCTCACGCGGCGCTGATGATGGGCGCGCAGACGCTGACGCTGTTCGATGTCGACGCGTCCCGCGCGCGCCTTCTTGCCGACGAACTGCAGCAGCGTTTTCCCGCTTCCACGGTGAGGGCAGGCGAGTCGCTCGCCGACGCACTCGCAGAGGCTAACGGCCTGATTCACGCGACTCCCACCGGCATGGCCAAGCTGCCTGGTATGCCGTTGCCCGCGGCGTTGTTGCACAGCGGCCTGTGGGTGGCCGACATCGTCTACTTCCCGATCCGCACGGCCTTGCTGCAAGCCGCCGAGGCGGCCGGTTGCCGCACGCTGAGCGGCGGCGGCATGGCGGTGTTCCAGGCGGTCGACGCCTTTCGTATTTTCACCGGACTGGAGCCCGATGCGGAGCGGATGTCCGCGCACTTCCAGTCGCTGTTGCCGCGTGAGTAG
- a CDS encoding TetR family transcriptional regulator has protein sequence MNKGSKAAAPDHSGIPSEPRRGDARRKYDPEETKRNILEVATQEFSAMGLTGARVDAIAERTNTTKRMLYYYFESKEGLYQAVLEKVYGDIRALEQDLHVSELDPVEGMRKLVEFTFDYHDRHRDFVRLITIENIHGAKYVEQLKTFKNSNASAIHTIEDLLARGIASGQFRSDVDAIDLHLLISSMCFHRIGNRHTFGTAFGRDPSHPRLRTRHRAMIVDAVLRFLRNEA, from the coding sequence ATGAACAAGGGAAGCAAGGCCGCCGCGCCCGATCACAGCGGCATCCCGTCTGAACCTCGACGCGGCGACGCCCGTCGCAAGTACGACCCGGAAGAGACGAAGCGCAATATCCTCGAAGTCGCCACCCAGGAGTTCTCCGCCATGGGGCTGACCGGCGCCCGCGTGGACGCCATCGCCGAGCGCACGAACACCACCAAGCGCATGCTGTACTACTACTTCGAAAGCAAGGAAGGGTTGTACCAGGCGGTGCTGGAGAAAGTGTACGGCGACATTCGCGCGCTCGAACAGGACCTGCACGTCAGCGAGCTGGACCCGGTCGAAGGCATGCGCAAGCTGGTGGAATTCACCTTCGACTATCACGACCGGCATCGCGACTTCGTACGTCTCATCACCATCGAGAACATTCACGGCGCGAAGTACGTCGAGCAGTTGAAGACGTTCAAGAACAGCAACGCGAGTGCGATTCACACCATCGAAGATCTGCTGGCGCGCGGCATTGCGAGCGGCCAGTTCCGCAGCGACGTGGATGCGATCGACCTGCACCTGCTGATCAGTTCCATGTGCTTTCACCGCATCGGCAATCGCCATACGTTCGGCACCGCCTTCGGCCGCGACCCGTCGCATCCGCGGCTGCGCACGCGGCACCGGGCGATGATCGTCGATGCCGTGCTGCGCTTCCTGCGCAACGAAGCCTGA
- a CDS encoding LysR family transcriptional regulator, with the protein MNDTLNVLLSRLRMKQLQLLIALDDHKSLHKAAGAMAMTQSAASKALQELESMLEAPLFERSKSGMIANQFGHCVIRYARLMATDLTSLCQDIAEIRSGRGGRLAIGAIMGAIPDAVVPALNTLHASQPNLSIEIVEDTSARMLQQLDEGRLDLVIGRAAVSADPSRYQYQPLGDEPLSVVVGNSHPPMSRKAVNLRDLAGHRWVTYLSHMPLHALLEREMDLAGMSMPVSPISTASTFVTVALLQQAADLVSVLPTGIAELFAKHKMLRILPVKLKSQSQTFGIVSRKGGVLSPPAEQFIRLLREQKTAG; encoded by the coding sequence ATGAACGATACGCTGAACGTGCTGCTCTCGCGCTTGCGCATGAAGCAGTTGCAACTGCTGATTGCGCTCGACGATCACAAGTCGCTGCACAAGGCGGCGGGCGCGATGGCCATGACGCAGTCGGCGGCGAGCAAGGCCCTGCAGGAACTGGAATCGATGCTGGAAGCGCCGCTCTTCGAGCGTTCGAAGAGCGGCATGATCGCCAACCAGTTCGGGCATTGCGTGATCCGTTATGCACGGCTGATGGCGACGGACCTGACCTCGCTCTGCCAGGACATTGCGGAAATCCGCTCGGGGCGTGGCGGGCGTCTGGCGATCGGCGCGATCATGGGTGCGATTCCGGATGCCGTGGTGCCGGCGCTCAACACGCTGCATGCGAGCCAGCCGAATCTCTCGATCGAGATTGTCGAAGACACCAGCGCGCGGATGCTGCAGCAACTGGACGAGGGGCGTCTGGACCTGGTGATCGGGCGTGCTGCGGTCAGTGCCGATCCTTCGCGATATCAGTATCAGCCGTTGGGGGACGAACCGCTGTCGGTGGTGGTGGGCAACAGCCATCCGCCGATGTCGCGCAAGGCCGTGAATTTGCGCGATCTGGCCGGACACCGCTGGGTGACGTACCTCAGCCATATGCCGTTGCACGCGCTGCTGGAGCGCGAAATGGACCTGGCCGGCATGAGCATGCCCGTGAGTCCGATTTCCACTGCGTCGACCTTCGTGACCGTCGCGCTGCTTCAGCAGGCTGCGGATCTGGTATCGGTATTGCCGACCGGCATTGCCGAACTGTTCGCGAAGCACAAGATGCTGCGGATTCTGCCGGTCAAGCTGAAGTCGCAATCGCAGACGTTCGGGATTGTGTCGCGCAAGGGAGGCGTGCTGTCTCCGCCTGCCGAGCAGTTCATCCGGCTATTGCGCGAGCAGAAAACGGCGGGGTGA
- a CDS encoding NAD(P)/FAD-dependent oxidoreductase has protein sequence MQSFYEATVTRPERARLSGKRAADVCIIGGGLAGLSTALGLVERGVRDVVVLEAQQVGFGASGRNGGFVFGGYSLDCADLLRILGAARARELYALTTDAVDLMRRRITRYGIECDATHAGVILANWFDEPARLEAQRRLMKESFGVDWEPVDPATLATQLKSNRYHGGLLEHNAFHFHPLKYVLGVAAAVADAGAQIYEHSPVVRLQQQGSGFLVETAEGAVEARQVVMAGGGYVRNVYPRVERAVLPIATYVMATEPLGARLKDAIDTSAAIYDTRFAFDYYRPLPDTRILWGGRISVLNREPQAIARLLRRDLLKVYPQLHDVRIEHAWGGLMSYARHKMPQIGQSADGVWYAVGFGGHGMAPTTVSGELLAAAIAGERPVPEAFAAFGLTHTFGTLGLAAAQLTYTAMQARDALAARRRASGDAAG, from the coding sequence ATGCAAAGCTTTTACGAAGCAACGGTGACTCGCCCCGAGCGGGCTCGCCTGTCCGGCAAACGTGCCGCTGACGTGTGCATTATCGGCGGCGGCCTCGCGGGCCTGTCGACGGCGCTTGGCCTCGTCGAGCGCGGCGTGCGCGATGTGGTCGTTCTCGAAGCGCAGCAAGTGGGCTTCGGCGCATCCGGGCGCAACGGCGGTTTTGTGTTCGGCGGCTACAGTCTCGACTGCGCCGATCTGCTCAGGATTCTGGGCGCGGCGCGCGCCCGCGAGCTCTACGCGCTCACGACCGACGCGGTCGATCTGATGCGGCGGCGCATCACGCGCTACGGCATCGAGTGCGATGCGACCCACGCCGGCGTGATCCTCGCCAACTGGTTCGACGAACCCGCGCGGCTCGAAGCGCAACGCCGTCTGATGAAGGAATCGTTCGGTGTCGACTGGGAACCGGTTGATCCGGCCACGCTCGCCACGCAGTTGAAATCGAACCGCTATCACGGCGGCCTGCTCGAGCACAACGCGTTCCACTTCCATCCGCTCAAGTATGTCCTCGGGGTCGCCGCGGCCGTCGCCGACGCGGGGGCGCAGATCTACGAGCATTCGCCGGTGGTGCGGCTGCAGCAGCAAGGCAGCGGCTTCCTGGTCGAAACGGCCGAGGGCGCCGTCGAAGCGCGCCAGGTCGTCATGGCCGGTGGCGGCTACGTGCGCAACGTCTATCCGCGCGTCGAACGCGCGGTGCTGCCGATCGCCACCTACGTCATGGCTACTGAGCCGCTCGGCGCGCGCCTGAAAGACGCGATCGACACCTCGGCAGCGATCTACGATACCCGCTTCGCCTTCGACTACTACCGCCCGCTGCCCGACACGCGCATCCTGTGGGGCGGCCGCATCTCCGTCCTGAATCGCGAGCCGCAAGCCATTGCCCGGCTGCTGCGGCGCGATCTGCTGAAGGTCTATCCGCAACTTCACGACGTGCGGATCGAGCACGCGTGGGGCGGCCTGATGAGCTACGCCCGGCACAAGATGCCGCAGATCGGCCAGAGCGCCGACGGTGTCTGGTATGCCGTCGGCTTCGGCGGTCACGGCATGGCCCCCACCACCGTTTCCGGCGAACTGCTGGCCGCGGCGATTGCCGGCGAGCGGCCGGTTCCCGAGGCGTTCGCCGCGTTCGGCCTGACGCACACCTTCGGCACGCTCGGACTGGCCGCCGCGCAGTTGACCTACACCGCGATGCAGGCGCGCGACGCGCTGGCGGCGCGGCGGCGGGCGTCCGGAGACGCTGCCGGATAA
- a CDS encoding UxaA family hydrolase, whose amino-acid sequence MPSISEDPCVVTPSPVTPPPAIRLHSRDDVVIARGQLVGGTILPGEGVTVSGLIPPGHKVAVRAIAEGEAVRRYGQIIGFASRPIAAGEHVHTHNVAMGEFARDYAFCADTKTTAMAATPATFNGIVRADGRIATRNYIGVLTSVNCSATVARAIADHFRRDIHPEVLAPFPNVDGVVALTHGAGCAVDPEGEGLALLQRTLGGYAAHPNFAGVLVIGLGCETNQISRLMETQGLKEAEFLKTFNIQDTGGTAKTVARGIELVGGMLAEANQVKRQPVPAAHLVVGLQCGGSDGYSGISANPALGAAVDRLVAHGGTAILSETPEIYGAEHLLTRRAVTRAVGEKLVARIRWWEDYCARHHAAMNNNPSAGNKAGGLTTVLEKSLGGIAKAGHTNLVEVYEYAQHVDAKGLVFMDTPGYDPISATGQVAGGANLICFTTGRGSAYGCAPTPSLKIATNDALWNRQQEDMDLNCGSILSGQKSIDEMGAELFQLMLDTASGTLSRSEIHGYGQNEFVPWQIGAIT is encoded by the coding sequence ATGCCATCCATCAGCGAAGACCCCTGCGTCGTCACACCCTCCCCCGTCACACCGCCCCCCGCGATCCGCCTGCACAGCCGCGACGATGTCGTCATCGCGCGCGGCCAACTGGTCGGCGGCACAATCTTGCCGGGCGAAGGCGTCACGGTCTCGGGCCTGATTCCGCCCGGTCACAAGGTCGCCGTGCGTGCCATTGCCGAGGGCGAGGCGGTGCGCCGCTATGGCCAGATCATCGGCTTTGCCAGCCGGCCAATCGCCGCGGGCGAGCACGTGCACACGCACAACGTCGCGATGGGCGAGTTCGCCCGCGACTACGCGTTCTGCGCCGATACCAAAACCACGGCCATGGCGGCCACGCCCGCTACGTTCAACGGCATCGTGCGGGCCGACGGGCGCATCGCCACGCGCAACTACATTGGCGTGCTGACTTCGGTGAACTGCTCGGCCACCGTCGCACGCGCGATTGCCGACCACTTCCGGCGCGACATTCACCCTGAGGTGCTGGCGCCGTTTCCCAATGTGGACGGCGTCGTGGCGCTCACGCATGGCGCCGGTTGCGCGGTGGATCCCGAGGGCGAAGGACTCGCGCTTCTGCAACGCACGCTCGGCGGCTATGCCGCGCATCCGAACTTCGCCGGCGTGCTGGTGATCGGGTTAGGCTGCGAAACCAACCAGATCTCGCGCCTCATGGAGACGCAAGGACTCAAGGAAGCCGAGTTCCTGAAGACCTTCAACATTCAGGACACCGGCGGCACCGCCAAAACGGTCGCACGCGGTATCGAACTGGTGGGAGGCATGCTGGCCGAAGCCAACCAGGTCAAACGCCAGCCGGTGCCCGCCGCGCATCTGGTGGTTGGCCTGCAGTGCGGCGGGTCCGACGGCTACTCCGGCATCTCGGCCAATCCCGCGCTTGGCGCCGCGGTGGATCGGCTGGTCGCGCACGGCGGCACCGCCATCCTCTCCGAAACGCCGGAAATCTACGGCGCGGAGCATCTGCTGACGCGTCGCGCGGTGACGCGTGCAGTCGGCGAAAAACTCGTTGCGCGCATCCGCTGGTGGGAAGACTATTGCGCGCGCCACCACGCGGCGATGAACAATAATCCGTCGGCCGGCAACAAGGCTGGGGGCCTCACGACGGTGCTCGAAAAATCGCTCGGCGGGATCGCCAAAGCGGGTCATACGAATCTCGTCGAGGTCTACGAATACGCGCAGCATGTGGACGCGAAAGGCCTCGTCTTCATGGACACGCCCGGCTACGATCCGATCTCCGCAACCGGCCAGGTGGCGGGCGGCGCCAACCTGATCTGCTTCACCACCGGACGCGGCTCCGCTTACGGCTGCGCGCCGACGCCGTCGCTGAAGATCGCCACCAACGACGCGCTCTGGAATCGTCAGCAGGAAGACATGGATCTGAATTGCGGCTCGATTCTCAGCGGCCAGAAATCGATTGACGAGATGGGCGCCGAACTGTTCCAGCTGATGCTCGATACCGCCTCCGGCACGCTCTCGCGCAGCGAGATTCACGGCTACGGCCAGAACGAATTCGTGCCGTGGCAGATCGGCGCCATTACCTGA